The Sulfolobus sp. A20 genomic interval CAGCTACTGCGTAATTCGTTGCAGCCCCGCCTGGCAATATTTCCAATACGTCCGTCACGTGATTAGAATCTATAGGTGGTATCGTATCTAGTCTTACTATTACATCGATGTTAAACCTACCTACAGCTAAGTGAATCATCTATATGACCACCTCTTCAGACAGCCGCCACAACATCACTTTCTTCAGTCCCAAAGGTCTTCATCACAAATTACTCTCTAACTTTCTAGTAATAAAAGTTAGTCTTTCGAGTGATAATGGCAAAATATGAAAAATATTCCAATTATTAGGAATAATAATATAATTTCAGATTAACAATTATAATATATTTAACGTAAAAAGGAGATACCTATTTCCTCTTCAGTTTAAGAGATATCACTTAAAATCGCTTTAACATTCTTATGACGAAAAAAGGCATCAAAAAAAGTAGAATCTTCAAAGTATTATAAAAGTATGGCAAGTGAGTTCTACGATTTAAGTGACTTAAATGTTAGATTATGCTAATATTGTACATAGTAGTATGGCATTTATGGTTAATTTCAAAAGCATTCCTAAATAATTATATATAGTATGGCTGAGATAAAAGAGATTAGAAAGCCGGTAAGGGAGAAGGCAAGTATTCACAGTCACATAAAGGGATTGGGTTTAGATGAGAATGGGAAAGCTAAGTTCATAGCTGATGGTTTAGTCGGGCAGGCTGAGGCTAGAGAAGCAGCTGGGGTTGTAGTTCAATTAATAAAGCAAGGAAAGATGGCAGGTAAAGGAATATTATTCGTCGGTCCACCCGGAACTGGTAAAACAGCAATAGCAGTAGCCATTGCCAGAGAATTAGGGGAAGATACTCCTTTTACAGCTATCAACGCATCGGAAATATACTCTACGGAATTAAAGAAGACAGAAATACTAACACAACTAATAAGAAAGTCTATAGGCGTTAGAATAAGGGAGAAGAGGCTGGTTTACGAAGGTGTTTTAAAGGACAGAAAAGTTAAGGTTGCTAGAAGTAGGTTAAATCCCTATTCTCAAGTCCCTGTTGAAGCCCAAATAACATTAGCTACCAAAGATGATGAAAGAACGTTGACTGTGGGAGAAGAGATAGCTCAACAATTAGTCTCTTTAGGAGTAAAGAAAGGCGATGTAATAATGATAGACGCTCAGACTGGACAAGTGATAGTACAAGGTAAAGCAAAAGGATTTGAAGGTATAAAGACTTACGATATAGAGACCTCAAGAGTTATTGAAATGCCTTCTGGTCCAGTGAGGAAAGAGAAGGAGATAACTACAACACTTACCTTGAATGATTTAGACCTAAATTTAGCAGCTAGAAACTTAGCGGTAACAGCAATATTCTCATTATTCACAGAAAGGGAGGTAAGCGAGGATGTTAGAAAGGAAGTGGATAGGCTAGTTAAAGAATGGATAAACCAAGGAAGAGCTGAATTGGTAGTAGGTGTATTGTTCATCGATGATGCTCATATGTTAGATTTGGAAGCCTTTTCCTTTCTCACTAGAGCGTTAGAGTCAGAATTAGCTCCTATAATAATCTTAGCTACTAATAGAGGGATAACTAAAATAAGGGGAACTGATGTAGAGTCACCGCACGGCATACCATTAGATTTACTTGATAGACTTTTAATAATCCCGACTAGACAATACAATGCTGAAGAAATAAAAGAAATAATTAAGATAAGAGCAGATGAACTTGAGATTGAGTTGGATCCCCAGGCTCTAGATGAGTTAACTAAAATAGGTGTAGAAAATAGTTTGAGATACGCTGTTCAATTATTAGAACCATCACAAGTAATAGCACAAAGGAATAATAGAAATGTTATAAAGGTTGACGATGTTAGAGAAGCTTCTAAGTTATTCTCTGATGTGAAGAGAAGCGTAAAGTTTGTAAAAGAGTATGAGAATCTATTATTAAAATGATGTATGGTGACGGCTCTGAGGCAGTGATGTAACTTAAAGGGCTGAAAAATTAATTCCCTTTTATAGTATTGTTTATGTAGTGCCGTCATGAGGACTTAAATTTAGGTAAAATCAATTAGGGCATAAAGTCGTATGTAAGGGATATACTTTTAGAGTTCTTGCCCATATTAACGGTAATACAAGAGAGGTTTGGCGAATCCTAACTTTATGATATTATGAAAATTGGAGTAAGGTCGTTAGTAGATTGGAAAAAGTCGTTGTCTTTCTTAGTAACATCTAACGGAGTAACAAAGGGGAGTAACGCTTTAGACCTCAGTGGAACCCTTTAGGTGGGGAGGAGGGTAGAGCACTATAGTAATTTATTAATTTTTAAAATAGAGCATGAGTATATTTCATTGCATAACGTATTTAAAATGTAATTTGTAGAAGGTCAGAATCAGTAACTTAAGACCTTCATCACTTTCTCAGAAGATCCGCTTTACTTCATGCTATTTTATTATCCTTGTCTATAATATTTAAATTTGTGACAAGTAGAATATCGACTGGAATACTGGCATTCGATAAACTTATTCAAGGAGGTATCCCCCAAGGTTTCTTTGTTGCATTAACTGGTGAACCCGGAACTGGAAAGACAATATTTTCCTTACACTTCACCGCGCAAGGGTTGAAAGAGGGTGATCCATGCATATATGTTACTACCGAGGAGAGTAGGGAGTCAATTATAAGACAAGCAAGGCAGTTTGGGTGGAACTTCGAAGAACATATAGAAAAGAAGTTAATTATAATAGATGCGTTAATGAGGGAAAAGGAGGATGAGTGGTCTCTTATCAGTCTTAATCCAGAGGAGGTGGTGAATAAAATAATTGAGGCTAAGCAGAAATTAGGCTACGGAAGAGCGAGGTTAGTAATAGATTCTGTCAGTGCATTGTTTCTCGATAAACCCGCGATGGCTAGGAAGATAAGTTATTATCTCAAGAGGGTTTTGAATAAGTGGAATTTTACGATATACGCTACTTCGCAATACGCTATTACTACTTCACAAGCTTTTGGGTTTGGGGTTGAGCATGTAGCAGATGGCATAATAAGATTTAGGAGGGCTATAAAAAATGGAGAGCTTCATAGATATATAATAATTGAGAAAATGAGACAGACAGATCATGATAAGCACGTATGGGAAATAGATATAGTCAATGGTAAAGGGATCGTATTGAAAGGAAAATTAGAGGAGAGGAGAGAAGACTACGCCCTACCAGAAAAGGTAAAAAATAAGATAATTGAAAGTTCTAAGAAGGAGGAAGAGGAGCTAAAATAGTTGAATTGAAATATGATTATTAACTTAAAAAAAGTTAAAACTATACATAATGTAGTTACGTTAAAAGTTAACTATATAACGGAAAATTCCGCGAGTGAAAGATGGGAGCCTTACTATTTATGGAAAGGAAGTATGATGCAAAAAGTGATCATCAGAAAGAGCTCTCGTAATTCTACAATATCTGCTTTATTCAATACGAGTTATATCGTAATGCGTAGATAAGAGAGTTTTTAGTAACTGTTATATACTGAAAGTGCAAGGATTAACTGAGAAATGAAAATTGGGCTTATTTACTATGGCGGTCAATATAATCACTTAATACTAAAAAACTTGAAATACCTAGGTGCTAATGTAGATGTTATAATACCAAATAAAGAAGTTGATGAGATTAAAGATTATGATGGTTTAATTTTCAGTGGTGGTCCATATTCCGTAGCATCTGAGATAGACAAGATGGGAAACTCCCCTCTATATATTAAAAAGTTAAAAATACCCATGTTAGGAATATGTCTAGGTCATCAGTTAATCGCTTATGTGCTAGGAGGAATTGTAAAGAAAGCTGACAATCCAGAATTTGGTCTAACTAAGATACAGATTCATGATGAAGATACTATTCTAAAGGGTTTACCAAAAGAGCTAAACGTTTGGGAAAGCCATAACGATGAGGTTGTGGAACCCCCTAAGGGATTTAAGGTGCTAGCGAGTAGCAGTAATGCTAAAGTTCAAGCTATGGTTAACGCTGAAAACACTATCTTC includes:
- a CDS encoding RuvB-like helicase → MAEIKEIRKPVREKASIHSHIKGLGLDENGKAKFIADGLVGQAEAREAAGVVVQLIKQGKMAGKGILFVGPPGTGKTAIAVAIARELGEDTPFTAINASEIYSTELKKTEILTQLIRKSIGVRIREKRLVYEGVLKDRKVKVARSRLNPYSQVPVEAQITLATKDDERTLTVGEEIAQQLVSLGVKKGDVIMIDAQTGQVIVQGKAKGFEGIKTYDIETSRVIEMPSGPVRKEKEITTTLTLNDLDLNLAARNLAVTAIFSLFTEREVSEDVRKEVDRLVKEWINQGRAELVVGVLFIDDAHMLDLEAFSFLTRALESELAPIIILATNRGITKIRGTDVESPHGIPLDLLDRLLIIPTRQYNAEEIKEIIKIRADELEIELDPQALDELTKIGVENSLRYAVQLLEPSQVIAQRNNRNVIKVDDVREASKLFSDVKRSVKFVKEYENLLLK
- a CDS encoding KaiC domain-containing protein — protein: MTSRISTGILAFDKLIQGGIPQGFFVALTGEPGTGKTIFSLHFTAQGLKEGDPCIYVTTEESRESIIRQARQFGWNFEEHIEKKLIIIDALMREKEDEWSLISLNPEEVVNKIIEAKQKLGYGRARLVIDSVSALFLDKPAMARKISYYLKRVLNKWNFTIYATSQYAITTSQAFGFGVEHVADGIIRFRRAIKNGELHRYIIIEKMRQTDHDKHVWEIDIVNGKGIVLKGKLEERREDYALPEKVKNKIIESSKKEEEELK
- a CDS encoding GMP synthase subunit A; this encodes MKIGLIYYGGQYNHLILKNLKYLGANVDVIIPNKEVDEIKDYDGLIFSGGPYSVASEIDKMGNSPLYIKKLKIPMLGICLGHQLIAYVLGGIVKKADNPEFGLTKIQIHDEDTILKGLPKELNVWESHNDEVVEPPKGFKVLASSSNAKVQAMVNAENTIFSVQFHPEVKHTEKGTEIFKNFLNVCKR